The Leptospira mtsangambouensis sequence TGCCTGTTATCTATGACTTTTAAAAAATCGAATCCATTACGTTACGTTGCCATTGCATTTAGTTTTTTACTGTTGGGAACATTTTTGTCACCCATCCTCACATGCGGAAATTCTTCCGAGAACCCTTTGCAGCTCAAAGCAGACGGTGGGGAAAAATTATCACCGGCCCAAACCCAGGCAGTTGCTTTAGAAGATGCTTTCCAAGAAGTTTTTGACCGCGTTTCACCAAGTGTAGTTTCCATTGCAACCGAAAGGACAGTGAATGTAAGAATTCATCCTTTTTCCGATCCATACTTTGATCAATTTTTTGGACGTTCAGGTGGTTCGGGTCAAGTGATGAAACAAAAACAATATGGTCTTGGTTCAGGGATTGTTTTGAACGAAGACGGTTATATTATGACCAACCACCATGTGATTCAAAACATGGATAAGTTTACAGTGAAGTTGAAAAATAAAAAAGAATTCGAAGCGAAACTCATTGGGGCAGATGAAACTGCTGATATTGCTTTATTAAAAATCGATGCACCAAAAGGAACACTGACTCCTAGTTTGATCGGTGATTCGCAAAAAGTGCGAGTCGGGAACTGGGCGATTGCCATTGGTGCTCCTCTTGGATTTGAACAATCGTTTACTGTGGGTGTGGTTTCTGCGATCCAACGTGGGGGAATTGATGCTTCCGGTTTATCATATATCCAAACGGATGCTGCCATCAACCAAGGAAATAGTGGGGGTCCTCTTCTCAACATCCGAGGCGAAGTGATTGGAATCAACCGTTTGATTGTGAGTCAATCCGGTGGATCAGAAGGAATTGGATTTGCTATCCCCATCAATGAAGCAAGACGTGTGGCTGAGGAAATCAAAACCAATGGAAAAGTCACCCGCCCTTGGATTGGTGTCGGACTTGATCCGGTCAATGAAAAATACATCGAACAACTCAAACTGAAAGACAATAAAGGTGCTGTTGTCCGCCAAATCATGAAAGGATCTCCTGCAGACAAAGCGGGTTTAAAATTATTTGATGTGATTGTGGAAATCGGCGGAAAACAAATCCAAACACCAGAAGAACTCGTTAGTTTTGTGAGATCTTCCAAAACTGGAAAACCAATCGAGATAAAAATCATCCGAAATAAAAATGAAATCTTGACTTCCATCACTCCAGAGCAGAAACCCAATTGAGGTGAGTTTAAGAGAAGATTGGATCCAACCGGGCGAAGATGAACCTAGCCTTCGCCCTACTAAATTGTCCGAATTTATCGGCCAGAAAGAGGTTCTGGCCAATCTCTCGGTTTACGTAGAGGCGGCTCGCAAACGAAAGAGCCCCCTCGACCATGTTCTCATATCCGGCCCTCCTGGCCTTGGCAAAACCACACTTGCCAATATCATTGCCAATGAACTGGCAGTGGCCTTTACTCCCACATCCGCTCCTGCCATCTCAAAAGGTGCAGATCTTGTTCGGTTCTTAACTTTACTCAAAACCAACGAAGTCCTCTTTATCGACGAAATCCACGGCTTTATCAAAAAACAAGAAGAGTTACTCTATCCTGCGATGGAGAACTTCTTTGTGGACCTTGTGGTGGGAGAGGGTGTTACTGCCAATGCCCTCCAGATCCAACTCCAACCCTTTACACTCGTTGGTGCCACCACTCGCTCAGGTCTTGTCAGCGAACCATTGAAAACAAGGTTTGGAATCCATCTGAAACTTGATTTTTATACCGATGGGGAAATGCAAATCATCGTGGATCGTTCGGCAAAACTACTGGGTGTTTCTCTGGGAGAAGGGGTGGCTCTTGAGATTGGAAAACGAAGCCGCAAAACCCCAAGGATTGCGAATCATCTTTTGAAACGAGTTCGGGACTTTGCGGAAGTTCGAAACGAAAGTTCCGTAAGTTTAGAAACTTGTAAGTTTGCTTTTGAAAGGATGGGCGTCGACCATTTGGGCCTAGATGCCGTGGACCGTCAAATTTTGGACATCCTCATCCACCGTTATGGTGGTGGGCCTGTGGGAATCAAACCCATCGCTGTGGTGCTCGGTGAAGAAGAACGCACTTTAGAAGACACATACGAACCATTTCTTGTCAGAGTGGGTCTTATTGACCGGACACCCCAAGGAAGAGTGGCTACGAAAAAAGCTTACGAACATTTGGGAATTGTGTATACTGGAAATATCGGGGAAAATCGCGAAAATGGCCCAACTCTCTTTTGATTTCCGGTTACCTGAAAAAGAAGAAGGGGAACGAAGACTTTTCTTCGCCTTCACCTTTGTCATCCTCATTGTATCCTTTGTACTCGCACACCTTATCACCAGGAATATGCTTTGGAAGATGTTGGCGGAAGAACAAGCCGCAGAAATGTTAGGGCCGAAAGAACAAGAAAAAATTTACGAAGTTCTTGTAGAACAACAGTTCATCAACCCTGATAAAAAAGATGAGTACAAAGCTCTCTCTAACAAAGATTCGTCGGGAGGTGGTGGACTTACCGAAAAACAAGGATTTCATACTCTCACACAATTTCGTGAATTCATTATGGGAAGTTCTGCTTCCACTCCAAGCAAAGCCCAACCCAAATCAGAACAATCCAAAGAAGAAGAACTTTTTGAAGTAGGGATTTTTAAAGCAGATCCAAAAACCAATTCCAATGCAGAAGAAAGTCCGAACCAGTCCGCAAGTTCTGGGCAAATGACAAAAATTCCTTTTAACTATAGGTTCCAACAAGACTTTTTATTTCGATGGGACGGGGCCAAAGCCCTGACAATTCCCACCAAACAATTAGCAGGTTATTATTATTTCAAAAACATGTTAAAACGAATTGAGGAATCTTTTGCACCACCAGGTGGTGGGAACTATGCGTACCGAGATATGGCAGGTATAGTAGCAAGAGAGGGAATCAAAGAAGGGGAAACCAAAGTTTTATTTATGTTAAGCGAACAAGGTCAAGTGTTGGATGTTCGTTTGGTGACATCACAAGGCCAGGTCGTAGTCGACCAGGCTTGTATGGATTCCATCCGAGGCCAAAATTTTGGCCCTGTTCCAGAAGAAGTCAAAGCAAAAGGACTAATCTTTGGAATTAACTTCATCTTTCCTGGAATTCGTTATTATCGTTAGTTTTTACTTTATTCTGTCACAAGAGTACAACCGTATTCTTTAGAGAGATATTTGGCTGTATTGGTTCTCCCGAGTCCTTTGACAGTCACTGACATATTGTCTTTATCCAGTTTGAATTCACTAATAGGAACCCACTGGCGAGCAAAGTCATGGCACTGATCTTCGGAAAGTTGCATCACAAAGTAACAACTACAATATTCTTTCGAATAAAAACTTGAGATGATGGATGGAAAACTAGAGAGATGTTTCCAGTTCCATTGTGCCCAAAACAAAATAAATAAAAATAACAAAGAAAGGATCACAGAAATTTTTCTTTTCATAAGGTTACCGAATTACAGACTCTTTCACTAATTTTAAAAAATCATTTTTGATGAATGCCTTTTCTCGATCATCGCCAAACCGAACAATGATTAAATCAAGGCTGGGAATTACATACAACATTTGTCCCCAGTGGCCAAGTCCGGCAAACGTATCTTTTGGGGCATCTGGCCAAGGTTCGTGGATTCCTCTTTCGGGAACACCAGTGTTGGCATACCAGTGGGCAGTGTAATTGTCTTCTGCTAAGTCCTCGGAATATGGTGTGGTTTTATATCCTGGAGCAGGAGTTCTTGTGAACTGCACCCAACCTTCGGGTAACAAACGTTCGCCGTTCCAAATCCCATCATTCAAATACAAATATCCAATTTTTGCCAAGTCCTTGGCTGTCATATAAAGATAAGAAGAACCAACATAAGTCCCTGATCCATCTCTTTCGAAGGTTACATTTGTGATTCCGAGAGGTTTGAAGATTTTTTCGAAAGGAAGTTTGTCGTATTCTTCTGCCCCGTAAACTTTTTTGAGAATGGCAGAAAGGATATTGGTATCACAACTGGAATAATAAACTTGGGTTCCTGGTTCTGCACGGAGAGGAAGTCCACTACAGAATGTGCCCATATCTTTGCGGCCTCTGGTATACAACATAGCGATCACAGAAGATTTAAGTGGGCCACTTTCGTATCCTTCTTCGGCGGCAAGTCCTGAGGACATATTGAGAAGGTGCCTGATGGTAATTTTTTTGTGAGCTTCATCGCGGCTAAGTGGTTCATAATGATAATAACCAGGATCGTCTAACTTAACAAGACCTTGTTTGACTGCGATTCCATACATGGTTTGTAAAATACTTTTAGAAACAGACCAAGTTAAATGTACTTTGTCTTCGGAAAAGTTCCTTGCGTATTTTTCATAAATGAGTTTTCCATTTCTCAAAATAACGAGAGCATCAGTTCTTCTGCCTTTTCTATCTGCTTCATCACCAGTTCTTGTAAAAGCATATTCTTCTACTAATCCTAGTTTGCTGGAGGAAACGCCAACGGACTCAGGAGAAACAACTTTCCAGTTGGGATTTGGCCATTCTGGTTTTAATCGGGATTTGAGAGTGGTTACTTCTGGTTCACCACCAAAAGGAGAAAGGTCTTTGCCACAATGTACAAAGGTTAATAAAAGTAGAAAGATAAGGCTTCGTTTCATAGAATTCCTAGTTCAGATTCGTTTCAGAATTCTATGCGAGGTTGTTACAGATTGCAAAGGAAAAAAGAAAGGGATTAAACTTTTTCTGCGTATCCTTTTAGTTTTTGTACCATAGAGAATAATCCGTTTCTTCTTGAAATCGAAAGAAACTTGGCAAGACCTACTTCTTCAATAAAACCTAGTGAGGCATCCGCTATATCTTTTGGAGATTGTCCCGAAAATACCCGTATCAAAATCGCGATAAGACCTTTTGTCAAAGCAGTATCACTATCAGCATCAAATTCTAATTTTCCTGATTCTAATTTTGGTGCGACCCAAACTCGAGACTGGCAACCAGGGACTATATATTCTTCTGTTCGTTTTTCATCGGGATAGGGTGGAAGTTCTTCACCTAACTCAATAAGGTATTGGAACTTTTCTTCCCAGTCGGTTAGATCAGCAAACTCAGCTATAATTTCTTTTTGAATTTCTTCAATCGATTTACTCATGTTTGGCGCCCGGTGTTGGAATTTCTACAAACTTATCTTTTTTTCTCATATAGAATTGGTTAAAGTTTTTTGTAGTTAAATTTTTTAATTCCACTCGATTGACAGTGGAAACTGTGAGTTCATACAATTCTCCGTTGGATTTAAAAAAATAATCCATACGAAGTTTTTCTTCCAAAGTATATTCCACATCATTCCAAGTTAGTTTTTTGGATTCGAAGTCCACATACAAACATTCAGGTGGTTTTGTCAGCACATAACAGAATTCACCTGCTTTGGGCACACCTTTGTAAAACAATCCACATTGTGAAAAAAAAACGACAAAAGTCACAGAAAAGAAAATTGCAACTGTTAGGCGTTTTTCCAAAGGTTTAGAAAAAAAATTAGAAAATGAAATAGGGAAAACTTTCATTCTTTTTTTTCCGGTGTTAAATCCAATTTCGTTTTGGTTCCAGGTTTTTC is a genomic window containing:
- a CDS encoding trypsin-like peptidase domain-containing protein, which produces MTFKKSNPLRYVAIAFSFLLLGTFLSPILTCGNSSENPLQLKADGGEKLSPAQTQAVALEDAFQEVFDRVSPSVVSIATERTVNVRIHPFSDPYFDQFFGRSGGSGQVMKQKQYGLGSGIVLNEDGYIMTNHHVIQNMDKFTVKLKNKKEFEAKLIGADETADIALLKIDAPKGTLTPSLIGDSQKVRVGNWAIAIGAPLGFEQSFTVGVVSAIQRGGIDASGLSYIQTDAAINQGNSGGPLLNIRGEVIGINRLIVSQSGGSEGIGFAIPINEARRVAEEIKTNGKVTRPWIGVGLDPVNEKYIEQLKLKDNKGAVVRQIMKGSPADKAGLKLFDVIVEIGGKQIQTPEELVSFVRSSKTGKPIEIKIIRNKNEILTSITPEQKPN
- the ruvB gene encoding Holliday junction branch migration DNA helicase RuvB — protein: MSLREDWIQPGEDEPSLRPTKLSEFIGQKEVLANLSVYVEAARKRKSPLDHVLISGPPGLGKTTLANIIANELAVAFTPTSAPAISKGADLVRFLTLLKTNEVLFIDEIHGFIKKQEELLYPAMENFFVDLVVGEGVTANALQIQLQPFTLVGATTRSGLVSEPLKTRFGIHLKLDFYTDGEMQIIVDRSAKLLGVSLGEGVALEIGKRSRKTPRIANHLLKRVRDFAEVRNESSVSLETCKFAFERMGVDHLGLDAVDRQILDILIHRYGGGPVGIKPIAVVLGEEERTLEDTYEPFLVRVGLIDRTPQGRVATKKAYEHLGIVYTGNIGENRENGPTLF
- a CDS encoding energy transducer TonB, whose translation is MAQLSFDFRLPEKEEGERRLFFAFTFVILIVSFVLAHLITRNMLWKMLAEEQAAEMLGPKEQEKIYEVLVEQQFINPDKKDEYKALSNKDSSGGGGLTEKQGFHTLTQFREFIMGSSASTPSKAQPKSEQSKEEELFEVGIFKADPKTNSNAEESPNQSASSGQMTKIPFNYRFQQDFLFRWDGAKALTIPTKQLAGYYYFKNMLKRIEESFAPPGGGNYAYRDMAGIVAREGIKEGETKVLFMLSEQGQVLDVRLVTSQGQVVVDQACMDSIRGQNFGPVPEEVKAKGLIFGINFIFPGIRYYR
- a CDS encoding serine hydrolase domain-containing protein, producing MKRSLIFLLLLTFVHCGKDLSPFGGEPEVTTLKSRLKPEWPNPNWKVVSPESVGVSSSKLGLVEEYAFTRTGDEADRKGRRTDALVILRNGKLIYEKYARNFSEDKVHLTWSVSKSILQTMYGIAVKQGLVKLDDPGYYHYEPLSRDEAHKKITIRHLLNMSSGLAAEEGYESGPLKSSVIAMLYTRGRKDMGTFCSGLPLRAEPGTQVYYSSCDTNILSAILKKVYGAEEYDKLPFEKIFKPLGITNVTFERDGSGTYVGSSYLYMTAKDLAKIGYLYLNDGIWNGERLLPEGWVQFTRTPAPGYKTTPYSEDLAEDNYTAHWYANTGVPERGIHEPWPDAPKDTFAGLGHWGQMLYVIPSLDLIIVRFGDDREKAFIKNDFLKLVKESVIR
- a CDS encoding SufE family protein; amino-acid sequence: MSKSIEEIQKEIIAEFADLTDWEEKFQYLIELGEELPPYPDEKRTEEYIVPGCQSRVWVAPKLESGKLEFDADSDTALTKGLIAILIRVFSGQSPKDIADASLGFIEEVGLAKFLSISRRNGLFSMVQKLKGYAEKV